One Triticum dicoccoides isolate Atlit2015 ecotype Zavitan chromosome 5B, WEW_v2.0, whole genome shotgun sequence genomic window carries:
- the LOC119307698 gene encoding uncharacterized protein LOC119307698 produces the protein MAGDGDSDTYLKRIQAETLRNEHKRVCIDQEFHSPAGSPASSSPETGVEEHAGKVSSSELGCTSTDLANFETLTLNDTPHTLESADRVVMHADAVDGAVLDSTLAEPPAHEKQKPRREIPRKYWPPKYEGDIKFAEEQARKQAESIQERGHYTSSKEELAQNANRWMTEEAMVAFRKYIESEDDLKGVEYEFDELLHQCFNVEHYLKTCHHFTFTVKIKKHGSADWTSVMYFAEVRGIFMIKDYFCYPLDPDENGQCYACQNQGMHELRHPSVGIFDCGKEDASFPYYCEESDSDEYHPKMEWSESDDDMS, from the exons ATGGCCGGCGACGGCGATTCCGACACATACCTGAAGCGCATCCAGGCGGAGACCCTCCGTAACGAGCACAAGCGCGTGTGTATTGACCAAGAGTTCCACAGTCCCGCCGGCTCTCCAGCGTCCTCTTCGCCTGAAACCGG GGTTGAGGAGCATGCCGGCAAGGTGAGCAGCAGTGAACTTGGGTGTACAAGCACGGATCTGGCTAATTTTGAGACCCTGACGCTGAACGATACACCTCACACACTTGAATCAGCCGACAG GGTGGTAATGCATGCTGACGCAGTCGATGGTGCCGTTCTTGATTCCACACTTGCGGAGCCACCAGCGCACgagaaacaaaaaccaag GCGGGAGATACcacgaaaatattggccacccaaaTATGAAGGTGATATAAAATTTGCAGAAGAACAAGCTCGAAAACAAGCTGAATCAATTCAAGAACGAGGACATTATACTTCTTCTAAGGAAGAACTTGCTCAAAATGCGAATAGATGGATGACCGAGGAGGCGATGGTGGCTTTCAGAAAATACATCGAGAGTGAAGATGATCTTAAG ggagTTGAGTATGAATTTGATGAACTTCTCCATCAATGTTTTAATGTGGAGCATTATTTAAAGACATGTCATCACTTCACCTTTACTGTCAAGATAAAGAAGCATGGCTCAGCCGATTGGACATCAGTGATGTACTTCGCTGAGGTCCGCGGAATATTTATGATAAAGGATTATTTCTGTTATCCTTTAGACCCGGATGAAAATG GTCAATGTTATGCATGTCAGAACCAAGGAATGCATGAGTTAAGGCACCCATCAGTAGGGATATTTGACTGCGGCAAGGAAGATGCATCATTTCCCTACTATTGTGAGGAAAGTGActctgatgaatatcatccaaaaatGGAATGgagtgaatctgatgatgatatgaGTTGA